Proteins encoded within one genomic window of Saccharomyces mikatae IFO 1815 strain IFO1815 genome assembly, chromosome: 15:
- the SMKI15G5170 gene encoding pyridoxal 5'-phosphate synthase subunit PdxS yields MSEFKVKAGLAQMLKGGVIMDVVTPEQAIIAERAGACAVMALERIPADMRKSGQVCRMSDPHMIKEIMAAVSIPVMAKVRIGHFVEAQILEALQVDYIDESEVLTPADWTHHIEKNNYKVPFVCGAKDLGEALRRINEGAAMIRTKGEAGTGDVSEAVKHITKIKAEIQQYKETLKNEADFAAKAAELRVPVELLKSTLEKGKLPVVNFAAGGVATPADAALLMQLGCEGVFVGSGIFKSSDPQKLAGAIVEATTHYDNPEKLLQVSSDLGDLMGGISIQSINEAGGKNGARLSEIGW; encoded by the coding sequence atgtcaGAATTCAAGGTGAAAGCTGGTTTAGCCCAAATGTTAAAGGGTGGTGTAATCATGGACGTGGTCACACCTGAACAGGCCATCATTGCTGAAAGAGCAGGTGCTTGTGCTGTTATGGCCTTGGAACGTATCCCAGCCGATATGCGTAAATCTGGCCAAGTGTGCCGTATGTCAGACCCACACATGATCAAGGAAATCATGGCTGCTGTTTCGATTCCAGTGATGGCTAAGGTCCGTATCGGCCACTTTGTGGAAGCACAGATCTTGGAGGCACTACAAGTAGATTACATTGACGAAAGTGAAGTCTTGACTCCAGCCGATTGGACACACcacattgaaaagaataactaCAAGGTCCCATTTGTTTGCGGTGCCAAGGATCTCGGTGAAGCATTGAGAAGAATAAACGAGGGTGCCGCAATGATCCGTACCAAGGGAGAAGCTGGTACTGGTGACGTTTCCGAGGCTGTCAAGCACATCACCAAGATCAAAGCAGAGATCCAACAGTACAAAGAGACTTTGAAAAACGAAGCAGACTTCGCAGCAAAGGCCGCTGAATTAAGGGTACCGGTCGAACTATTGAAGTCTACACTAGAAAAGGGCAAACTGCCCGTGGTCAACTTTGCTGCCGGTGGCGTGGCCACTCCAGCTGACGCAGCTTTACTAATGCAATTGGGCTGTGAGGGTGTATTTGTTGGTTCTGGTATATTCAAATCCTCAGACCCTCAAAAGCTAGCTGGCGCCATTGTTGAAGCGACAACACACTACGACAACCCAGAAAAACTACTACAAGTGTCCAGCGACTTGGGTGATCTGATGGGTGGTATCTCCATCCAATCAATCAATGAGGCTGGTGGCAAAAACGGCGCAAGATTGTCTGAAATTGGGTGGTAG
- the SMKI15G5160 gene encoding NMT1/THI5 family protein (similar to Saccharomyces cerevisiae THI13 (YDL244W)): protein MSTDKITFLLNWQPTPYHIPIFLAQTKGYFKEQGLDLAILEPTNPSDVTELIGSGKVDMGLKAMIHTLAAKARGFPVTSVASLLDEPFTGVLYLKGSGITEDFQSLKGKRIGYVGEFGKIQIDELTKHYGMKPEDYTAVRCGMNVAKYIIEGKIDAGIGIECMQQVELEEYLAKQGRPASDAKMLRIDKLACLGCCCFCTVLYICNDEFLKKNPEKVRKFLNAIKKATDYVLSDPVAAWKEYVDFKPQLNNDLSYKQYQRCYAYFSSSLFNVHRDWKKVTGYGKRLAILPPDYVANYTNEYLSWPEPEEVSDPLEAQRLMAIHQEKCRQEGTFKRLALPA, encoded by the coding sequence ATGTCTACCGATAAGATTACATTTTTGTTGAACTGGCAACCAACTCCATACCACATTCCAATCTTCTTGGCTCAAACCAAGGGTTACTTCAAGGAACAAGGTCTAGACCTTGCCATCCTAGAGCCAACCAACCCTTCCGATGTCACTGAATTGATTGGTTCTGGTAAGGTTGACATGGGTTTGAAGGCCATGATCCACACCTTGGCTGCTAAGGCCCGTGGTTTCCCAGTCACCTCTGTTGCTTCCTTGTTGGACGAACCTTTCACTGGTGTTTTGTACTTGAAGGGCAGCGGTATCACTGAGGACTTCCAATCTCTAAAGGGTAAGAGAATTGGTTACGTCGGTGAATTCGGTAAGATTCAAATCGATGAATTGACCAAGCACTACGGTATGAAGCCAGAAGACTACACTGCCGTCAGATGTGGTATGAACGTCGCCAAGTACATCATCGAAGGTAAGATCGATGCTGGTATTGGTATCGAATGTATGCAACAAGTCGAATTGGAAGAATACTTAGCCAAGCAAGGCAGACCAGCTTCCGATGCTAAGATGTTAAGAATCGACAAGTTGGCTTGTTTGGGTTGCTGTTGTTTCTGTACCGTCCTTTACATCTGTAACGacgaatttttgaagaagaacccAGAAAAGGTCAGAAAGTTCTTGAACGCCATCAAGAAGGCTACTGACTACGTTCTATCCGACCCAGTTGCCGCTTGGAAGGAATACGTCGACTTCAAGCCTCAATTGAACAACGACCTGTCTTACAAACAATACCAAAGATGTTACGCTTACttctcttcatctttgttCAATGTCCATCGTGACTGGAAGAAGGTTACCGGTTACGGTAAGAGATTGGCCATTTTACCACCAGACTACGTCGCCAACTACACTAACGAATACTTATCTTGGCCAGAACCAGAAGAAGTTTCTGATCCATTAGAAGCTCAAAGATTGATGGCCATtcaccaagaaaaatgtagACAAGAAGGTACCTTCAAGAGATTGGCTCTTCCAGCTTAA